From Dermochelys coriacea isolate rDerCor1 chromosome 9, rDerCor1.pri.v4, whole genome shotgun sequence, one genomic window encodes:
- the CAPN10 gene encoding LOW QUALITY PROTEIN: calpain-10 (The sequence of the model RefSeq protein was modified relative to this genomic sequence to represent the inferred CDS: inserted 4 bases in 4 codons; deleted 1 base in 1 codon; substituted 2 bases at 2 genomic stop codons), which produces MLGDRVQSATKENLYKDPTFPASDTSLFFNCSTPLSQFRGEISWLRPQEICSAPXMFSDNPQEVQVKQGILGDCWFLCACVALQKGKYLLTKVIPPGQPSWTDETYTGCFHLSVWQFGHWVEVTIDDRLPCLGGKLCFSQCQTEDVFWLPLLEKVYAKVHGSYEQLWAGQGGRCLVDLTGGLAERWTLKDPGRSMERERTGKXLEKMVFRRLMNLKERCVISCSVLSSRQGASELGEFHAFIVSDMLHLSRXLGNEIILLRIRNPWGRRCWKGHWREGXVAWSRMEPIGPVVASEYFQIQXEGEFGLVEXEFFKEFDEITIGFPVTEEGQLQSLYTEKVLSHTQNLCGSWVKGQSAGGCRNNSSFPINPKFWLRICEPSEVCIALLQKPREYCADWAGRTPNLTHLAEKGPSLTEGIQGQNYQAVGLHVWKVEKRHFNLPKTLSAPPVVGTICHSYDREVHLRCDLAPGYYLIVPSTFLKNAESDFLLRVFSTGRICLSEIKPPPTDAALCEELPPGEWETVQLQGCWKNGQSAGGSRNFHSFHTNPCFPLSVPAGTEECNMKVTLRQHCQDSKCRPIGFHIFQVPNSSWKPHSCSFLHLEPLVSCVPHCYSQEVSQLCRLSAGNYVIVPSTYLPNTEGNFTVVITTKIDRKRIQSQETLGQILQEVSFTAVMKR; this is translated from the exons ATGCTGGGAGACAGAGTGCAGTCAGCTACAAAAGAAAATCTTTACAAAGACCCCACATTTCCAGCAAGCGACACCTCCCTCTTTTTTAACTGTTCCACCCCACTCTCGCAATTCAGAGGGGAGATTTCCTGGCTGAGACCTCAG GAAATTTGTTCTGCTC CAATGTTTTCAGACAATCCACAGGAGGTGCAAGTGAAGCAAGGGATTTTGGGAGATTGTTGGTTCCTGTGTGCCTGTGTTGCTTTGCAGAAG GGTAAATACCTGCTAACTAAG GTAATCCCTCCAGGTCAACCCAGCTGGACAGATGAGACATACACCGGCTGTTTTCACTTGTCAGTCTGGCAGTTTGGACATTGGGTGGAGGTAACCATTGATGATCGCCTGCCTTGCCTTGGGGGTAAACTCTGCTTCTCCCAGTGTCAGACAGAAGATGTGTTTTGGCTTCCCTTACTGGAAAAGGTCTATGCCAA ggTGCATGGGTCTTATGAACAgttgtgggcagggcagggtggcagATGCTTAGTTGACTTGACTGGAGGTCTAGCTGAGAGATGGACCTTAAAAGACCCTGGAAGAAGCATGGAAAGAGAGAGGACTGGTA GTTTGGAGAAGATGGTATTTAGGAGACTGATGAACCTGAAGGAACGATGTGTGATAAGTTGCTCAGTCCTCAGCTCCAGGCAAG GGGCCAGTGAACTGGGAGAATTTCATGCCTTTATTGTCTCAGATATGCTTCATCTCTCCA GTCTCGGCAACGAAATCATCTTGCTACGGATACGAAACCCTTGGGGGAGGCGGTGTTGGAAAGGACACTGGAGGGAAGGGTAAGTGGCTT GGTCAAGGATGGAGCCAATTGGTCCAGTAGTTGCTTCAGAATACTTCCAGATCCAGTAGGAAGGAGAATTTGGGTTGGTTG GAGAGTTTTTCAAGGAGTTTGATGAGATTACCATTGGGTTTCCAGTCACTGAAGAGGGACAGCTTCAGAGCCTCTATACAG agaaagTGCTGAGTCATACTCAGAATCTCTGTGGATCCTGGGTGAAAGGCCAATCTGCCGGTGGTTGCCGTAACAACAGCAGCTTCCCTATTAACCCCAAGTTCTGGCTGAGGATATGTGAGCCCAGTGAGGTGTGCATTGCTCTTCTGCAGAAACCCAGGGAGtactgtgctgattgggctggaAGAACTCCAAATCTGACCCACTTAGCAGAGAAAGGTCCATCTCTGACTGAAGGCATTCAAGGACAGAATTACCAGGCTGTGGGACTGCATGTCTGGAAG GTGGAGAAGAGGCACTTTAACCTACCAAAGACCCTCTCTGCTCCTCCGGTTGTAGGTACCATTTGTCATTCTTATGACAGAGAAGTACATCTGCGCTGTGACCTTGCCCCTGGTTATTATCTTATTGTCCCTAGCACCTTTCTGAAGAATGCAGAGAGCGACTTCCTGCTTCGTGTATTCTCAACAGGAAGAATCTGCCTCAG TGAGATAAAACCACCACCCACTGATGCTGCCCTCTGTGAAGAGCTCCCACCAGGTGAATGGGAGACAGTGCAGCTACAGGGATGCTGGAAAAACGGCCAAAGTGCTGGAGGTAGCAGGAACTTCCACTCCTTCCATACCAATCCCTGCTTTCCCCTCTCCGTCCCTGCAGGAACAGAAGAGTGCAACATGAAAGTCACCCTCCGCCAGCACTGTCAAGATAGCAAGTGTCGTCCAATAGGGTTTCATATCTTCCAG GTGCCTAACAGCAGTTGGAAACCACATAGTTGTTCTTTTCTGCACTTGGAGCCACTGGTTAGCTGTGTACCTCATTGCTACTCACAGGAAGTGAGCCAACTGTGCAGACTCTCTGCAGGGAATTATGTAATTGTACCTTCAACGTACTTGCCTAATACTGAAGGCAATTTCACAGTGGTCATAACAACCAAAATAGACAG GAAACGCATTCAGAGCCAGGAGACCCTTGGACAAATATTGCAAGAA